Genomic window (Chlamydiota bacterium):
TTTTCCACTCATACCAGCCTCTGCACAAAACCTCTGGCAGCTTTTGGGTTTTTCTTCTCCTTTAGAAGAGCATTTGTGGGAAGATGCCATCTCAACACCTTTAAAAATTTCTCAAGATTTACCCAAGCCCCACGTGCTCTTTCAAAAAATCGAAGATAGCACTATCGAAAAACATAAGCTCAAGCTCAAACTATAGCGTCCACACTTTCCCTGAGCAGATCTAATAAGCCTGTGTAGCGCTGTTTGACCTCATCATTTTTGATCGCTACAGCAAGCGCTTTTTTTGTCCCAATTAACACAAGCATCTTTTTTGCACGCGTCATTCCTGTATAGATGAGATTGCGATTTAACAACATAAAGTGGGACATGTGCACAGGAATCACCACGCAAGGCGCTTCACTTCCCTGATACTTGTGTATGGATACAGCATAAGCCAAACTCAAATCGAGCATGTCTTTAGATTCATACAAGACTTTTTTGCCATCAAAATTGATGACAAGTTCTTTTAGGTGCGCTTCAACTTCCTCTATAATTCCCACTTCTCCATTAAACACGTTAAGGTCATAGTTGTTGCGCATCTGAATCACTTTGTCTTTTTCAAAAAAGCGCCTATTTCCAAAATCTAAATAGGCTCTTTTTTCTTTTTGGAAATGCTGTTGCAACAATTGGTTTAAATTCTCTGTTCCAAGCCCCCCACGTTTCATCGGGGACAAGATTTGCACATCCACTGAAGGATCAAACCCATATTTTTGATACAAACGCTCTGGCAACTCAATGATCTCTTTTTGGATTTCTTCTGGGTCTTCTTTTTCAATAAAGAAAAAATCTCCATCCTCTTTGGGAATAAGATTAGGGAAAATGCCACTATTTACGCGGTGCGCATTAGTAATGATCATCGATTTTTTTGCTTGGCGAAAAATTTTATCCAAACAGATCACAGCAACTCTTTCAGAAGCGATCAAATCTTTTAGGCAATTTCCAGGACCCACACTTGGCAACTGATCCACATCGCCCACAAAAATCACAATCGTTGAGGATTTCACTGCTAACAGCAACCCAAAAAGTAAAGATGTATCGATCATGCTCGCTTCATCCACAATCAAAACATCACACTTTAATGGATGTGCTTGGTTTCTCTTAAAACCTTTTTTCTTAAAATCCCATTCTAAAAGCGAATGGATGGTTGTCGCCCTTTTGCGTGTCAAATAGCTCAAACGCTTGGCTGCTTTTCCCGTAGGTGCGGCTAAACAAATATGTCGTGTGAGTTTTTCAAACACTTTTAACATCGCATTCACAATGGTGGTTTTTCCTGTCCCAGGTCCCCCTGTAATGATCAGCATCTTATTTGAAAAGGCAGCTTCAATAGCTTTTTTCTGATTTTGAGCAAAATTAAATGAAAGCTGCTCTTCTGCCCAAAAAAGCGCTTTTTTGGCATCAAACGCTCGCAGAAACGATTTTTCCACACAAATAGCCACCACTCTTTCTAAAATACCTATTTCTGCAAAAAACAAATTCTTAGAAAAAACAAATCCCCGCTTTTCAATCAAGCTATGCGCGTCTAAAAGCACTTGCAAAGCCTCTTCGACAAGAGCGCCATCCACATCCAGCTTTTCTTTGACCTCTTCAATTAAAAGCACATTTGGAAAACAGGTATGTCCCTGAGTCATCTTTTCCAAAAGGACAAACTCGATGCCTGCCTGAATGCGTTTTGCGTCATTTTTTAAAATCCCAAAATTCTTTGCAATTTCATCCGCTTTTAAAAACCCAATGCCAAAAATGTCTTTGGCAAGCAAATAGGGATTATCTTCTAAAATTTCAATCGTACGATTGCCATACATGCGAAAGATTTTTTGTGCATACGTTTGCGAGATATTATGCTTGGCTAAAAAAAGCATCACGTGGCGAATCTCTTTTTGTTCTTGCCAATACTTGGCAATCAGCTCAATGCGTTTTTTCCCAATGCCCTCCACTCCCAAAAGACGCGTGGGATCCAGGTCAATGACTTCCAGAGTTTTTTCTTTAAACACGTTGACAATGCGCAGAGCCAATTCTTTTCCAATGCCCTTAATCAATCCCGATTCTAAATATTTTTGAATCGCCCATACCTCTTCCGGCTCAAGAAATTGAAACTCCTTAACCACAAACTGCGACCCATGCTGTTTATGCTGCTCATACTCTCCTTCAAGCTCTACTTGTTCTCCGACTTTAAGTGCCGGAATCTGCCCTGTGATCGTGATTTTGCTCCCAGTCTTCACACAAAGCCTTGCCACAACAAATCCATTGTCCTCATTCTGATAGGTGATATGATCGATAATTCCACTAAGTTTCATTGCAAAAAAAATCCTCTACGTCTTACCATGGTACAAATTTTAAACTTAATTAACAAATAGGAGAAAAATATGAACCACATTACACGCAATGTTTTATCTGGCGCAACTGTGGGTGCTTT
Coding sequences:
- the recD2 gene encoding ATP-dependent RecD-like DNA helicase yields the protein MKLSGIIDHITYQNEDNGFVVARLCVKTGSKITITGQIPALKVGEQVELEGEYEQHKQHGSQFVVKEFQFLEPEEVWAIQKYLESGLIKGIGKELALRIVNVFKEKTLEVIDLDPTRLLGVEGIGKKRIELIAKYWQEQKEIRHVMLFLAKHNISQTYAQKIFRMYGNRTIEILEDNPYLLAKDIFGIGFLKADEIAKNFGILKNDAKRIQAGIEFVLLEKMTQGHTCFPNVLLIEEVKEKLDVDGALVEEALQVLLDAHSLIEKRGFVFSKNLFFAEIGILERVVAICVEKSFLRAFDAKKALFWAEEQLSFNFAQNQKKAIEAAFSNKMLIITGGPGTGKTTIVNAMLKVFEKLTRHICLAAPTGKAAKRLSYLTRKRATTIHSLLEWDFKKKGFKRNQAHPLKCDVLIVDEASMIDTSLLFGLLLAVKSSTIVIFVGDVDQLPSVGPGNCLKDLIASERVAVICLDKIFRQAKKSMIITNAHRVNSGIFPNLIPKEDGDFFFIEKEDPEEIQKEIIELPERLYQKYGFDPSVDVQILSPMKRGGLGTENLNQLLQQHFQKEKRAYLDFGNRRFFEKDKVIQMRNNYDLNVFNGEVGIIEEVEAHLKELVINFDGKKVLYESKDMLDLSLAYAVSIHKYQGSEAPCVVIPVHMSHFMLLNRNLIYTGMTRAKKMLVLIGTKKALAVAIKNDEVKQRYTGLLDLLRESVDAIV